The proteins below come from a single Chrysoperla carnea chromosome 1, inChrCarn1.1, whole genome shotgun sequence genomic window:
- the LOC123290417 gene encoding hepatic triacylglycerol lipase-like encodes MCKLSRKIVFLVLLFGGCDQIITKIQKNDQNIQLKLYTSNNSDPYQINIGNIANVTIDPASSLEILIHGWRETSNDPWIILMKDTLLENGSKNVLTVDWKWLAGKKITNIIWEKLNNEGILSTNECNILADGVSDEIWSILPRQIYKNSAENIPIVGKYVGELLISLAEAKNINIEDIRIRGFSLGAHVAGSIGKTIKSKTGKKIGRITGMDPAGPLFRNVSAANRLDKDDAMFTDVIHTNGRLFGLYNPIGHVNFYPNGGCIQMCKFDETEFAGCSHALAFKYFTESIKSNKFISTLCDSYENFSRGNCNHGQKVAMGYQLKGNVTSGKYYLYTNTYPPYARGEET; translated from the exons ATGTGCAAGTTATCacgtaaaattgtttttcttgttttgttATTTG gtgGGTGTGatcaaataattacaaaaattcaaaaaaatgaccaAAACATTCAATTGAAATTGTATACCAGTAATAATTCTGACCCATATCAAATTAATATCGGAAACATAGCCAATGTTACAATAGATCCGGCTAGtagtttagaaatattaattcatGGATGGCGAGAAACTTCAAATGACCCTTGGATTATATTAATGAAAGATACTTTACTAGAAAAtggatcaaaaaatgtattgacAGTAGATTGGAAATGGTTGGCcggtaaaaaaattacaaacattatttgggaaaaattaaacaatgaaGGTATACTCTCAACTAATGAATGCAATATACTGGCAGACGGTGTAAGCGATGAAATATGGAGTATACTGCCacgtcaaatttataaaaattcggcTGAAAACATTCCTATCGTTGGAAAATATGTTGGAGAATTATTAATATCCTTAGCTgaagcaaaaaatataaacatagaaGATATAAGAATAAGAGGATTTTCATTGGGTGCACATGTAGCAGGATCAATAGGTAAAACAATTAAGTCCAAAACGGGTAAAAAAATTGGACGTATAACTGGAATGGATCCAGCAGGACCATTATTTAGAAATGTCTCAGCTGCAAACCGCTTAGATAAAGATGACGCAATGTTTACTGATGTTATTCATACTAATGGAAGGTTATTTGGACTATATAACCCAATCGGCCatgttaatttttatccaaatggAGGATGTATTCAGATGTGTAAGTTTGATGAGACCG AATTTGCAGGTTGTTCTCACGCATTAGCTTTTAAATACTTTACTGAGTCTATAAAgtctaacaaatttatttccacACTTTGTGATTCATATGAGAATTTTAGCCGAGGAAATTGTAATCATGGACAGAAAGTTGCAATGGGTTATCAGTTGAAAGGAAATGTTACAAGTggaaaatattatctttatacAAATACATATCCTCCATATGCAAGAGGAGAGGAAACCTAA